A region of Dermochelys coriacea isolate rDerCor1 chromosome 1, rDerCor1.pri.v4, whole genome shotgun sequence DNA encodes the following proteins:
- the CD47 gene encoding leukocyte surface antigen CD47 isoform X3, with protein sequence MWALGAWVLLGAVGAGSAQLQFSAVKSVEQTMCNKTVILPCIVTNLVQKNIKDMFVKWKLEKKEFFSFDGNTEKTIRNNNFSSAVLESVQNLNLGIASLTISKTQAVPGNYSCEVTESNREGETVIELVYRVEPWFPQVESILIILSLVLAILLYWIQLGVTVSKETTSWGKIGLIIAGIILSVVAAVGFILLVPDGFEPKNQAGLGLIVLPAVILVPLQYFLLKIAFKNNLPVYKILVVVLESVGYLIAVIGFALCITACPSKNGAVVIAGLAIMALTAVVGLIYVSHLGFSKKDQPPRGN encoded by the exons ATGTGGGCGCTGGGAGCCTGGGTGCTGCTGGGCGCCGTGGGCGCGG gtTCTGCCCAGTTGCAGTTCAGTGCAGTCAAGTCTGTTGAACAAACCATGTGTAATAAAACAGTCATCCTACCTTGCATAGTGACTAATCTAGTACAGAAGAATATTAAAGACATGTTTGTTAAATGGAAACtagaaaaaaaagaatttttcagTTTTGACGGAAATACAGAAAAGACCATCAGAAACAATAATTTTTCATCTGCTGTGTTAGAATCTGTACAAAATTTAAATCTGGGCATTGCCTCCTTGACCATTTCAAAAACGCAAGCAGTTCCAGGAAACTATAGTTGTGAAGTGACAGAATCGAATAGGGAAGGAGAAACTGTAATTGAACTTGTATACCGTGTAG AGCCATGGTTCCCACAAGTAGAGTCTATTCTCATCATACTCTCCCTGGTCTTGGCTATTTTGCTTTATTGGATTCAGTTAGGCGTAACTG TATCAAAGGAAACTACATCTTGGGGGAAAATTGGCTTAATTATTGCAGGAATCATCCTCtcagttgttgctgctgttggttTTATCCTTTTAGTTCCAG ATGGGTTTGAACCAAAGAATCAAGCTGGACTTGGCTTAATTGTACTCCCTGCTGTGATTTTAGTGCCCCTTCAGTACTTTCTGCTTAAGATAG CTTTTAAGAATAATCTACCAGTGTATAAAATTCTTGTGGTAGTTCTGGAATCAGTTGGTTATTTGATTGCTGTCATCGGCTTTGCCCTGTGCATCACAG CATGCCCTTCGAAAAATGGTGCTGTTGTGATTGCTGGGTTAGCCATTATGGCTCTTACAGCAGTTGTTGGCCTAATTTATGTGAGTCATTTGG
- the CD47 gene encoding leukocyte surface antigen CD47 isoform X2: protein MWALGAWVLLGAVGAGSAQLQFSAVKSVEQTMCNKTVILPCIVTNLVQKNIKDMFVKWKLEKKEFFSFDGNTEKTIRNNNFSSAVLESVQNLNLGIASLTISKTQAVPGNYSCEVTESNREGETVIELVYRVEPWFPQVESILIILSLVLAILLYWIQLGVTVSKETTSWGKIGLIIAGIILSVVAAVGFILLVPDGFEPKNQAGLGLIVLPAVILVPLQYFLLKIAFKNNLPVYKILVVVLESVGYLIAVIGFALCITACPSKNGAVVIAGLAIMALTAVVGLIYVSHLGFSKKDQPPRKAVEEPFNG from the exons ATGTGGGCGCTGGGAGCCTGGGTGCTGCTGGGCGCCGTGGGCGCGG gtTCTGCCCAGTTGCAGTTCAGTGCAGTCAAGTCTGTTGAACAAACCATGTGTAATAAAACAGTCATCCTACCTTGCATAGTGACTAATCTAGTACAGAAGAATATTAAAGACATGTTTGTTAAATGGAAACtagaaaaaaaagaatttttcagTTTTGACGGAAATACAGAAAAGACCATCAGAAACAATAATTTTTCATCTGCTGTGTTAGAATCTGTACAAAATTTAAATCTGGGCATTGCCTCCTTGACCATTTCAAAAACGCAAGCAGTTCCAGGAAACTATAGTTGTGAAGTGACAGAATCGAATAGGGAAGGAGAAACTGTAATTGAACTTGTATACCGTGTAG AGCCATGGTTCCCACAAGTAGAGTCTATTCTCATCATACTCTCCCTGGTCTTGGCTATTTTGCTTTATTGGATTCAGTTAGGCGTAACTG TATCAAAGGAAACTACATCTTGGGGGAAAATTGGCTTAATTATTGCAGGAATCATCCTCtcagttgttgctgctgttggttTTATCCTTTTAGTTCCAG ATGGGTTTGAACCAAAGAATCAAGCTGGACTTGGCTTAATTGTACTCCCTGCTGTGATTTTAGTGCCCCTTCAGTACTTTCTGCTTAAGATAG CTTTTAAGAATAATCTACCAGTGTATAAAATTCTTGTGGTAGTTCTGGAATCAGTTGGTTATTTGATTGCTGTCATCGGCTTTGCCCTGTGCATCACAG CATGCCCTTCGAAAAATGGTGCTGTTGTGATTGCTGGGTTAGCCATTATGGCTCTTACAGCAGTTGTTGGCCTAATTTATGTGAGTCATTTGG
- the CD47 gene encoding leukocyte surface antigen CD47 isoform X1 produces the protein MWALGAWVLLGAVGAGSAQLQFSAVKSVEQTMCNKTVILPCIVTNLVQKNIKDMFVKWKLEKKEFFSFDGNTEKTIRNNNFSSAVLESVQNLNLGIASLTISKTQAVPGNYSCEVTESNREGETVIELVYRVEPWFPQVESILIILSLVLAILLYWIQLGVTVSKETTSWGKIGLIIAGIILSVVAAVGFILLVPDGFEPKNQAGLGLIVLPAVILVPLQYFLLKIAFKNNLPVYKILVVVLESVGYLIAVIGFALCITACPSKNGAVVIAGLAIMALTAVVGLIYVSHLGFSKKDQPPRKAVEEPFNDSKGVMLE, from the exons ATGTGGGCGCTGGGAGCCTGGGTGCTGCTGGGCGCCGTGGGCGCGG gtTCTGCCCAGTTGCAGTTCAGTGCAGTCAAGTCTGTTGAACAAACCATGTGTAATAAAACAGTCATCCTACCTTGCATAGTGACTAATCTAGTACAGAAGAATATTAAAGACATGTTTGTTAAATGGAAACtagaaaaaaaagaatttttcagTTTTGACGGAAATACAGAAAAGACCATCAGAAACAATAATTTTTCATCTGCTGTGTTAGAATCTGTACAAAATTTAAATCTGGGCATTGCCTCCTTGACCATTTCAAAAACGCAAGCAGTTCCAGGAAACTATAGTTGTGAAGTGACAGAATCGAATAGGGAAGGAGAAACTGTAATTGAACTTGTATACCGTGTAG AGCCATGGTTCCCACAAGTAGAGTCTATTCTCATCATACTCTCCCTGGTCTTGGCTATTTTGCTTTATTGGATTCAGTTAGGCGTAACTG TATCAAAGGAAACTACATCTTGGGGGAAAATTGGCTTAATTATTGCAGGAATCATCCTCtcagttgttgctgctgttggttTTATCCTTTTAGTTCCAG ATGGGTTTGAACCAAAGAATCAAGCTGGACTTGGCTTAATTGTACTCCCTGCTGTGATTTTAGTGCCCCTTCAGTACTTTCTGCTTAAGATAG CTTTTAAGAATAATCTACCAGTGTATAAAATTCTTGTGGTAGTTCTGGAATCAGTTGGTTATTTGATTGCTGTCATCGGCTTTGCCCTGTGCATCACAG CATGCCCTTCGAAAAATGGTGCTGTTGTGATTGCTGGGTTAGCCATTATGGCTCTTACAGCAGTTGTTGGCCTAATTTATGTGAGTCATTTGG
- the CD47 gene encoding leukocyte surface antigen CD47 isoform X4, which yields MWALGAWVLLGAVGAGSAQLQFSAVKSVEQTMCNKTVILPCIVTNLVQKNIKDMFVKWKLEKKEFFSFDGNTEKTIRNNNFSSAVLESVQNLNLGIASLTISKTQAVPGNYSCEVTESNREGETVIELVYRVEPWFPQVESILIILSLVLAILLYWIQLGVTVSKETTSWGKIGLIIAGIILSVVAAVGFILLVPAFKNNLPVYKILVVVLESVGYLIAVIGFALCITACPSKNGAVVIAGLAIMALTAVVGLIYVSHLGFSKKDQPPRGN from the exons ATGTGGGCGCTGGGAGCCTGGGTGCTGCTGGGCGCCGTGGGCGCGG gtTCTGCCCAGTTGCAGTTCAGTGCAGTCAAGTCTGTTGAACAAACCATGTGTAATAAAACAGTCATCCTACCTTGCATAGTGACTAATCTAGTACAGAAGAATATTAAAGACATGTTTGTTAAATGGAAACtagaaaaaaaagaatttttcagTTTTGACGGAAATACAGAAAAGACCATCAGAAACAATAATTTTTCATCTGCTGTGTTAGAATCTGTACAAAATTTAAATCTGGGCATTGCCTCCTTGACCATTTCAAAAACGCAAGCAGTTCCAGGAAACTATAGTTGTGAAGTGACAGAATCGAATAGGGAAGGAGAAACTGTAATTGAACTTGTATACCGTGTAG AGCCATGGTTCCCACAAGTAGAGTCTATTCTCATCATACTCTCCCTGGTCTTGGCTATTTTGCTTTATTGGATTCAGTTAGGCGTAACTG TATCAAAGGAAACTACATCTTGGGGGAAAATTGGCTTAATTATTGCAGGAATCATCCTCtcagttgttgctgctgttggttTTATCCTTTTAGTTCCAG CTTTTAAGAATAATCTACCAGTGTATAAAATTCTTGTGGTAGTTCTGGAATCAGTTGGTTATTTGATTGCTGTCATCGGCTTTGCCCTGTGCATCACAG CATGCCCTTCGAAAAATGGTGCTGTTGTGATTGCTGGGTTAGCCATTATGGCTCTTACAGCAGTTGTTGGCCTAATTTATGTGAGTCATTTGG